One region of Phragmites australis chromosome 18, lpPhrAust1.1, whole genome shotgun sequence genomic DNA includes:
- the LOC133899335 gene encoding zinc finger protein WIP2-like, which yields MEDPYYTSFLKNPYYYYTASFPATPAAHLPPPLPPYTTLYPTVAAEPQYPACFFQQQPPLRDSPPSPPLREALPLLSLSPTRGASRPHVATDSNDDDDFLPEAGGGGGGSAEPTVRVPLFADLNRMPSCCDGSDPMDVEAWASTDDAAVALRIGLPTAPGIGTETDLLSALSGRAGCSTEAEEEEEECKVDTGASDGDEVVPLGFASTPIGRLNKGQYWIPTPAQILIGPTQFSCPVCFKTFNRYNNMQMHMWGHGSQYRKGPESLRGVQPTAMLRLPCYCCAPGCRNNIDHPRARPLKDFRTLQTHYKRKHGLKPFLCRKCGKAFAVKGDWRTHEKNCGKLWYCLCGSEFKHKRSLKDHARAFGHGHGAFGCNVDGADGLEDDDEGAVSEIEQDCAGACRSAR from the exons ATGGAAGATCCCTACTACACAAGCTTCCTCAAGAACCCCTACTACTACTACACAGCCTCCTTCCCCGCCACTCCCGCCGCccacctccctcctccccttccGCCTTACACCACCCTCTACCCCACCGTCGCCGCCGAGCCTCAGTACCCCGCCTGCTtcttccagcagcagccgcctcTGCGTGACTCCCCTCCTTCCCCTCCGCTCCGAGAGGCGCTGCCCCTCCTCTCCCTGTCGCCCACGCGCGGCGCCTCTCGGCCGCATGTAGCGACGGACtccaacgacgacgacgacttcCTGCCcgaggcaggcggcggcggcggcggctccgcaGAACCTACTGTGCGCGTGCCGCTCTTCGCCGACCTCAACCGCATGCCTTCCTGCTGCGACGGCAGCGACCCGATGGACGTGGAGGCCTGGGCGTCAACTGACGACGCCGCGGTCGCTCTGCGCATCGGCCTGCCAACGGCGCCGGGCATTGGCACGGAGACTGACCTCCTGTCCGCGCTCTCGGGCAGGGCTGGATGCAGCACCgaggccgaagaggaggaggaggagtgcaAGGTGGACACCGGCGCCAGCGACGGAGACGAGGTGGTGCCGTTAGGGTTCGCCTCGACGCCGATCGGGAGGCTGAACAAGGGGCAGTACTGGATCCCGACGCCGGCGCAGATCCTCATCGGACCCACCCAGTTCTCCTGCCCCGTCTGCTTCAAGACCTTCAACCGATACAACAACATGCAG ATGCATATGTGGGGCCACGGGTCGCAGTACCGCAAGGGGCCGGAGTCGCTGCGCGGCGTGCAGCCGACGGCAATGCTGCGGCTGCCGTGCTACTGCTGCGCGCCGGGGTGCCGCAACAACATCGACCACCCGCGCGCGCGGCCGCTCAAGGACTTCCGGACGCTGCAGACGCACTACAAGCGCAAGCACGGGCTGAAGCCCTTCCTGTGCCGCAAGTGCGGCAAGGCCTTCGCCGTCAAGGGCGACTGGCGCACGCACGAGAAGAACTGCGGCAAGCTCTGGTACTGCCTCTGCGGCTCCGAGTTCAAGCACAAGCGCTCGCTCAAGGACCACGCGCGCGCCTTCGGCCACGGGCACGGCGCCTTCGGCTGCAACGTTGACGGCGCCGACGGTctcgaggacgacgacgagggcGCCGTCTCCGAGATCGAGCAGGACTGCGCCGGCGCCTGCAGGTCGGCGCGGTGA